The DNA segment TCTAGTACCAACTGGTGATAATCTGCAATTCCAGACCCAATATTGCGTAGAATTTCGTTCaaattctgaattatatttttgaaatattatggcATTGATTTATGCAATAAAactacttatttttcaaaaataattgcatgGGCACGTCTGTCTGGTCAATTTCAGTTTCCATTATGTTTGAAAagtgtaattttataaattattttggaatgtaACTGAGAACAGGGCTTTAGAGCCCTAGCTGAAATAGaactaataaaaatacattagtgGAAAAGAAtgcattcaaaatattgaaatcaacgTTTCATTCAAATTCCGAATTCTAAACTGAAAACTTTTagcatttttcaattgaacattttaaaattggaagCCGTTAAAATTTAGGCAATTATAAGTTAGAAATTTTTATcgttatttatgcatcaaaatttgttttcgttttgaaatcttttcaatattttgttaaagcaaTTTGTtccgaataaaaaatcatttaaaatttttccagaaatctttttaaaaaatcaatatgttaaaaacttccaaagtccctgaaaagcttaaaaaatctgcagtttttcaacaatttttcggaatcttttctaattttaaattatttcctaaatttcctCAAAAGTGCtttaatatgattttaattttttcatacaatttttcccCGCAGGTATAATTTTAAGAAGGCGAAAACGAAACAACTCGTAAGTTATGAAAGAAGCGTTCAAGAGTAATTGTATTGACTTCAAATCTCAAATCATTATTCTCGAAAGCGCCCTTCACAATTACttgcaaatttctttgaaaatattttattatataatcatCTCTTAGGACATATTAGTAATTAATACAAAATAGTTTATCTCTCTGTAAATATTTCTATGAGTGATGTACGATGTTTCGAGCATTCCATTCGCATTTGTTTTCTATATTATCTTTTGATTTGGATTATCAatcgtaaaatatttttgtgcTCACAAGAAATTATCGCATAtattataagtataaaaataattattttatttcacttttgtgtaattaattaattttgatgttcTCCAAATTTTTTTCCTAGTGAGAGTCActgcaatttcttcaaattttgtttaaaaaaagtagttttaattgTGCCTGAAAGTTTGATaaactttagaaatttattcTATGGGagcaaaaatggtataaaattgttttaggtatcaagaatataaaattaaaaatgttgaaaaacatcCCTTCTGAatacaaaaattccttttcaataaaaaatatactttctggATTCAGTTATtcctaatgatttttcaaatgttatcattaaggaaaaaatttgtttttaagcaaataatatacaatttaaactaaatgggtttcaggtaaaaaatgtcaacttttttaaaatggaggttaatgcaagaaaattttaaaaaatcttcttcaaaaaaatgacagtattcagtaaacatttttttcacctttttcaattgtttattctCACATGCTAcatacaaaaaatactttttatacattttctgtTCATCCAGAATGTATTTAAAAAGTGTCGACAGTTATAGAGACTTCCCGGcatcaataaaacttttttttttaattaaaaaagttccagTGTATTTTTGCCACTAAcaggaaaatgattaaatttggaattttttctcagaaattcCCTGCTGAGAGTAATTTGGAAGATTACTAATTTGCCAAAACATTATTTGCCAATGTCGGCccgttttcgaaaaattctacttttttctaatttttttgttgtggattcacatacattttttttattctcaggcACAAATATGTGCATAAACActcttaacttttaaatttattacaaaattcaattttttcttaaattttcaacagataaattttttattgttaaaatttcaactattaaaaattattactattaattattactattaatattaattaattaaatcttcaacagcagaatttttaacagttgacaagtaaactgttgaaaattaaatttccttcaattatgaaaaatttatttttttaactgttcaaaattagattttcaattttttcaattttaaaccgttgaaaatttaatttaaatacaagatgcaaaaagtacaagaaatgttaaaaacaaataaaattaatcatcgaattttcaacaggtaAATTtgtatctgttgaaaattcaacattttaaaataaaagaaaattcgcaACTAATTCGAACAGCTGAAGtttcaacagatgaatttttaaatgttgaaaattcaaatgttacaaattgaaaaaaattgataattgaattttcaacagctaaATTTtaggcagatgaatttttaactgtccaaaaatccatttaaatttttctaaattttcaactgttgaaaattcaagttttaaaaattgaagaatataaataattgaattttcaaaatatgatctTTTAACAGTTCAAAATGCCCGTATCAATTCTTTTCCATtttatacattgaaaatttaatttttatataaaattcgcttttctattcaattttcaaatattttaaattgaaaagctttgaaaattaaaaattttaaactgaattaaattGATTATCAGATTTTTAACAGATCAAttattaactgttaaaaattcaactattagaaactgaagaaaattgattattgaattttcaagagattaatttttgactattcaaaattccattttcaatttttttctattttcaattttaaaaatttaattttaatataagctTCGCTTTTCTtagccaattaaaaatttttgaatggagaaaataataatttctaactgttaaaaaataaagaaaattcagctgttaaaaattaaaaagattaataatggaattttcaacagatgaacGTTTAACAGTTGACAAgtcaatcgttgaaaattaaattttcaacaatagatcTTCCCattgttcaaaattccattttcatttttttattcagattttttgcctaatgaatttttagctattgaaaattgaatgaaattaaaaaattgactattaaaaataaaaatgttgaaaattcaagaaaactaaaaaattttaactgaatttcattgataatcgaattttcaagaaatcaatttttaattgctgaatattcaaatgtttaccattgaagaaaataaaacttttcaactgttagaaattaaagaaaattcaacagttgaaaatagaaaaaatgtctcatttaattttcaacagatcaatttttaacagttgaaaattaaatgtttttcaatttttaagaattaatttttttattgttaaaaattccattttcattttttatatttcaactgttaaaaattcaattttaatacccgatacttttttctattcaatttttaaatgttagcaattaaagaaaactgaataaatttaatttattcaaataatataaatccaAATCTTGAGAATTCGCCATTTGCttcattttcaacagttaaacattttaagaaaaaagaaacaattttgtatcaaaaatcagtttttaaaaattaatagttattcAATGGACTCTCAGTAGGGAACTAACGAGATTTAACAAAGAAAATCTCAACTCTGATCATATCGCTCTAAGAGGAAAAAAACAGAGGGGTAccattttggaaaattgatctttgaatttttaagcgacaccctaattttcaatcacagaactcaaaaatgtatacatttgaaTCAATTATAATTCATAAACTTCATTCACATCTGTAGAAACAAAATGCTTGCTCAAAAAAGCCACAACAGCCGGGTGACTGACTTTTCGCAACTTCTCCACAATATTTTCGTACTGCTCATCAGGAATTAAAGTATGATTTTTGAACAACATTATGGCAGCTACAATGGAAGCGTGAATCAAATTCAACTCTGCTAATGCTTCCGTTAAGGAGCCAATAAAACTTCCTTCTTTAGACTCCAAGTTCCTCAACGGAAGCACAACATTTGATAATACTTCTGCAATGTCCACAATCATTTCTCCAGTGAAAAACATTAACAAATTCGACATCTCCTTCCCAATTGTTAATCCAAATAGACGTCCATCAAACTCTACCTTTCGAAGTTGAATCACAAAAAATAAGGACAGGTAGGAATTCGAATCCTGAACTGGTTTAAGAGAAGAATCAAACAAGTTTAAGATAGCTTTCGGTATTGCCGGATCGATTCTGATTATGATTTCAGTGTTCACAATATCACCGATAATTTCGCTGAAGCACTGCTTCATCGGATAGAATCTCAAATTCTTCGGATGTGGTTTATCCCAGTGTTTGGATATAGCCGTTGATAACAAATTGCAGAAATACCTCAGTCTGGATTCGAGTTTTTCCTTAGCATCGATCAGGAAATTGATAGCATACAAACGACCTGCTACAGAAACTTCATCACGGCCATCAAATgcgaatttttctaccaaaagtcgCGAGTAATCTTCTGGGAAAAAGGCACAAACTTTGGAAGTTGCATTCCTGAGAAAACTAGAGATCAGTTGATTTGATATATCTGGTGTTAAATCAAGCTTCTCAATTTTGTATAATCCGGTTTCGAAATAATCTTTGATGTAATCGTTAGGTACGTTTGAAATTTCCTTCAAGACGTTGAAACACTCGATGTCTTCTTTTGTGAGACCTTCTATGCAAAAGCGCATCAATTGCCAAGTTTCTTTGCAAGGTCTATTGATGAAAAGGACATGCGTTTTTTGGAAGACAACTTCCCGGATCGATTTATGCTTTTCGTTTTTCcacaagtgtttaaaaaattcacacaAATCTTCAGTTGGAGCGATTGTAGCCATCAATCTGATTCCATGTTTCCTGACTGAAACTGGATTGTCGACTAAAGCTTTAGCGAAAGTGATAACCTTCTTAACGGAAACACGTCTTGCGACATTCATCAAAGAAGCCAAACCTAAAGAAAGGTAATCTCCTTTGCAAAATTTTCCCACTAGTTCCAGAGATGGAGGAGGGTTAGCTAAATTTATAGCTGTTGGGATAGAACTTATCATTCGGAAGGATTTCTTCGCATCTCCATCAATATCCATCTTGTCCGAATCAGGCATCATAGGTTCGATAATTCGGACAAATTCTGGACCCTGAAGCAAAAGAGCCAAAATCATCAGCGTTCTTGGATcatctaattttttcaaagcttCTTCCACAAATTTTAGCGGGATTTCTCTGTACCAGGTAcactttttaataaatcttttggTGTGTGtacaataaatatttgtaacaCAACTGTCCAAgtataatttccaattttctaaaatcttcccAGGTTCTTTCTTCAGGAAATTCAGACCTTCCTGTGAAGACACAgaagctattacatttttttgcaggAACAAAGAATCGTATAATTTACTTTCATGAATCCGAACCAGGCTTTTCAATTTCTCAATTTTATACTGCATTCTCTGATTTTCCAGGACAATAATCTTCTTCACTTCTTCAAACAACCATGGATAATTACCCAGATAGagtaattctttcaaaatctttttctttgcaactCTCTCGTTATAATCATAGATTCCTTCCGTCAGTTTTTGAATCGTATCAACTCTATTGTCTTCCCAAATTTCATCATCATCCGGAAATTTGCGTGGAATGATCTCAATAAACGTCTCTAAACATATTTTCTCAAATTCCGGATTATCCCTGATGATGTTGAAGTTACTGTTCCATCCTTTGATTTTTACTTCCGCCAATAAAGTCATTAAATCCTCGATTGGTTTGTCATTCAAGAGATTGAAATAAATCCCTTTCTCAATCAATTTTTCCGAAACTGTAGGCCTCTCATTCAAATCATCTTTCACATGAGATCTTTTAATCATCTCATTTAAAATGTTCCAATGATTAGCACTCAAAATTTCGAGATCGAAATGTCGAAGCAGAGACTCGTAGACTCGAGACCAGAAGATCGATATTTCATTCCGATGTCTTGATGAAATGTATTCCAAGACGAGAAGTAAATCCTCTTTACTGTTGTTGACCTTACAGGTGTAAATTAATTGCCCAACCAATTCTGCCCTATCGTCCATTTCCTTAGTGTTCAAAATCTGATCCTTAATCTCTGGAATCGAATCTTTCGTTGATAAATAACAGACCCAAGATTCTTCGCAGTTTTTCGAACAAGGATTCTCAGCAAGTTTCTTGCGAGCCACATCGATTCGATCCTTTTCTGATAAGATCAACATCAGTTCCGGAGTCACTTTATCCAACAAAGTTAGAAGATCCACACCATACAAATCCCTAAAATTGTTCCTGACCAAAGATAACTTTAGTTCTTGTGGTTGGAACTCTAAATagctgaacatttttgaaagggAAAAATCGTTCTTATTTTTTGGAAAGAGATTTCGAAACATAAGTTCAAACTGCTCTTTGTTTAattttgtggtaactaatttcAATGACAATAGGGGGagatattttttcggaaattcgatCAAGGCATCGAGACCTTTTCCTTTGAGGAAAAATTCGGCGCATTTGTTTCCTATTTTCATTTCCAAAgtataattaaatgaattaacaATATCAATAAAATCGTTGAGATGGTTTTTTATCAGACGTGGTAAAAGTTCTAAATAATCATTTATCGACAAAGAATCAACGACTCGTTCCTCGTCGGACTttggtttacaaaattttaaataattaataatgagtTCGGGATATTTTCGAAATAATCTCGTCACTACTTTCTTCGGAAGAGCAACGTTTCCGTTTTTTATAAACTCGGAAATGTAATTTTCACTGCAAGCGGTGAGTAAAGGCATTGCCTGTTTCAAGTCATAAGTTTTTGAGAGACCTTCAAAAAATTCTTGGGCACGACTATATTCCTTTTTTTGACCCAAGCATTGTGACAAACGTTTTATGATACTGCTTCTAGTGTTTAGGGAAACTTCCGGAAAAATATGgaccgaaaaataatttaaatttgtaatattattactACCATCGAAAATCCAATCAACTTGTAGTCCTCGACTTACAATTGAGAGATCTTCTGATTTTAAAGCCGCGATTACATCatcggtattttttaaaattttcgctgTTTCTATTTGAATAAGCGGTTGTAAACTTTTCGGGATTGGTGATCCGTATGAAGTTTGTAGAGCGAAATCACCCGGCATCTGTTTACTTTCGATAATTTCCTTTATGATTTTATTCAACGATTCGTGCTTTTCCTTAGCAGAATTCCCGGGTATTTTCTGTATTGCTTCCAAATAGGGCATTTCGGAATCCATATTTTATTGCGGTGAATGTAGATTTTGCTTTAGTTGAACACCAATGGAAacctttaattaataattaaaaactagacATTAGATTTCTCCATAAAAtccattagtttttaaattaatgatttgtAAAAGAATCTACAATTTGTATATGTTTGACATACTTCGTGCAGTCCAGATTTGAAAGTCTGAcgtcaaaaatcaaaaagtgagcagTCGATGCACTTTGTTTTCTAaacaaaagttacaattttctaagctaatatttttaaagtgcgTATTAAAAATgagcttgaatttttatttaaactattaaatattcagggtggccgctggaccgggaaaacgggaaatgaccgagaactTTCTTTGTGACCGAGAATTTTccaagtttcagaaaaaaaatctgtccaactcAGGGCGGCCTATTTAAtggacgaaataaattcccggtcatttccctgttttttcacggttcgtaaacattttttacggtcaataaaatttaaaaaatggaacactaaagctaaaaaattttccacttgagataataaaaacttaacagcaaatgaaagcactcaaagtggaactgttaaattttgaacttttaaaatcgaaattcaaaagtttttaatttaaaaaaaaattctctttcatcgaaagaaaaaacaatttttcaatcaaacagctcatttttcgaccaaagaaataactttttaaacaaaatgtaggatcttcaagaacaaaattaattttcaaaaaaagtgtttatttttcagccaattaaaattatttctaacctaaaagatgaatttttaactaaactgatgaatattttactgctgagttttcaaataaaaaaaaaatttaaacaacgagattaacttttaaagaaaagaattattttctacaaacaaaaaatctaccaaaaaaggtactttttttaacaaaaaacttcattCCAATGATTAAACTATGatctaaaaaaggtcaattttcaacaagtggaacagttaaattttcaatttgaaaaattaactttcaaactacACTGATACattattaactgaaattatgaatcttcaactggaatagttgaattttatacctaccgAAAAGATgattcaaccaataagattaattttttacaaagagacgaattttgcacaaattacataaatttttgaaaaaatagtttaatttttaaataaaaaatatcaattttgaaccaaatacttgaagtttcatctaaaaaggatcaacttaaaaaaaaataagaatttaatttctcgttgaaaattttagtcgtaaccaaaaaaatcaggtgttcagaaaaatagttaaattttcggtaaaaacaattcctttttaaccaaagaaacaaattttttaaatcaaatagctcatttttgaacaaaagaaatgaatttttaattaaaattatgaatcttcaataagaaaagctaattttcaaccaaggcgtttatttttcaagcaagtaaatttatttctagcctacaaaatgaatttccaactaaaattattaatatttaactggaatacttgaatattcaacaagaaaaaagaattttgaaacaagaagattaactttcaaagaaaaaaaaatcatttttctagcaaaaaagtcgattttttaacaaaatacggaaattttcaacgaaataaatgaattttttatttaaaaagataaacttacttccaaattgtttcatttgaactagaaaagctcaattttccactcaaaatagttaaatttttagctaaaaaaattatttttaacaaacaaggtggcacttttaatcaattaaataaatttccagcgatttcccggttttttcccggttcgcaaacatttttcacggtcaatgaaatttaaaaaaggaagcgttaaagctaaaaaaatttccacttgaggtaataaaaactgagctgcaaataaaagcactgaaagtggaactgttaaattttgaacttttaaaattgaaatttaaaagtttttaattaaaaaatgttctatttaagtgctcaataatttacgcgtataaaattaaaggtgctaacatttttcaatataaaaaatataaatccacgttatcattttcaatactctaaattaaaaaatcaatcaatgaactttaaaattttcaaaattatataactttaaggTATcctaagctagaaacattaaatattgaaaaatttgtaacttaacactttttaaattaggaattcaattttttttaaatagtttaaaaacccttggaaagcttcaaaattttatttaaaaatcttgaaaaatctagaggttgtttttaaatttgtttaaaatttcaaattattttggatttttttttcagaacttctaaatatctgtcaaaattaattgaattttttctacatttttcagaaaattttgcaaacttaaaaagttttctttaccatttggatgtataaataacaactgaacatttattatttttaggcgaaatttgagtaattttaagagatatgtagaagttttgaaaagattcaaacttaatataaaacttgaaataatagcCTAATATAAGACActtcaagaattctgaaaggcttcaaaggaataaaaacacttccttaagattcctaggaaaatcaaaaataacttttcattttgaaaaattattttaagagaatatttaaacagtttttcaaaaattttaacaaaattttcaaaaaagattcgagaagattttaagaaaactttctaaattttgcataatcatttttaaatttttaatttttttttttttttttaatttgttatttattcaagtctttaagaaagcatttaaaaattctttaaattaaaaatgtaagcttaaaaataaaaattttacatggaaaatatgtaaagtaaaaaattttgaattacgcgtTATAAGCGAAATAATAGcgtaattgaaaaacataacaattcaactaatttatttaaaactgttcTAATCGAACATGGACATataattcccggtaaaaaaaacactgtcattttccggtccAACGGTCTCCTTGCATCtgtgatttcaaccattttttaattaattagttaaattcttatctttttcaattatgatattcagtATAGAATGCGTATTTTGAAAATcgttcactttaaatattttttgtcttagattttgatttttaagcgtacattttaatttaaagaattttaaaatgcagttttaaagactttagatattaaaaattagaaacgtttaaaatcgaatatccagtttctaacgttaaaaattatgtaaattatttcaatcgaaatgtcttattagttaaacaaatgtaaacgcctgattgaaactttataaactatttaaaatttttaaataacttcaaaataatttattcataattaaaagcttctattaaatttcacatattatcttagtctaaaatattcaatttttcagcctttcaatttttaatttttttaattgagaaaaataagaattacttgatatttagaaatatctgacggtttatttaaaatcagtaattatagttaaatattaaaaactaatttttgaattttacaaattgaagaaatcttaagaagttttgaa comes from the Belonocnema kinseyi isolate 2016_QV_RU_SX_M_011 chromosome 6, B_treatae_v1, whole genome shotgun sequence genome and includes:
- the LOC117174327 gene encoding uncharacterized protein LOC117174327 isoform X1, with amino-acid sequence MDSEMPYLEAIQKIPGNSAKEKHESLNKIIKEIIESKQMPGDFALQTSYGSPIPKSLQPLIQIETAKILKNTDDVIAALKSEDLSIVSRGLQVDWIFDGSNNITNLNYFSVHIFPEVSLNTRSSIIKRLSQCLGQKKEYSRAQEFFEGLSKTYDLKQAMPLLTACSENYISEFIKNGNVALPKKVVTRLFRKYPELIINYLKFCKPKSDEERVVDSLSINDYLELLPRLIKNHLNDFIDIVNSFNYTLEMKIGNKCAEFFLKGKGLDALIEFPKKYLPLLSLKLVTTKLNKEQFELMFRNLFPKNKNDFSLSKMFSYLEFQPQELKLSLVRNNFRDLYGVDLLTLLDKVTPELMLILSEKDRIDVARKKLAENPCSKNCEESWVCYLSTKDSIPEIKDQILNTKEMDDRAELVGQLIYTCKVNNSKEDLLLVLEYISSRHRNEISIFWSRVYESLLRHFDLEILSANHWNILNEMIKRSHVKDDLNERPTVSEKLIEKGIYFNLLNDKPIEDLMTLLAEVKIKGWNSNFNIIRDNPEFEKICLETFIEIIPRKFPDDDEIWEDNRVDTIQKLTEGIYDYNERVAKKKILKELLYLGNYPWLFEEVKKIIVLENQRMQYKIEKLKSLVRIHESKLYDSLFLQKNVIASVSSQEGLNFLKKEPGKILENWKLYLDSCVTNIYCTHTKRFIKKCTWYREIPLKFVEEALKKLDDPRTLMILALLLQGPEFVRIIEPMMPDSDKMDIDGDAKKSFRMISSIPTAINLANPPPSLELVGKFCKGDYLSLGLASLMNVARRVSVKKVITFAKALVDNPVSVRKHGIRLMATIAPTEDLCEFFKHLWKNEKHKSIREVVFQKTHVLFINRPCKETWQLMRFCIEGLTKEDIECFNVLKEISNVPNDYIKDYFETGLYKIEKLDLTPDISNQLISSFLRNATSKVCAFFPEDYSRLLVEKFAFDGRDEVSVAGRLYAINFLIDAKEKLESRLRYFCNLLSTAISKHWDKPHPKNLRFYPMKQCFSEIIGDIVNTEIIIRIDPAIPKAILNLFDSSLKPVQDSNSYLSLFFVIQLRKVEFDGRLFGLTIGKEMSNLLMFFTGEMIVDIAEVLSNVVLPLRNLESKEGSFIGSLTEALAELNLIHASIVAAIMLFKNHTLIPDEQYENIVEKLRKVSHPAVVAFLSKHFVSTDVNEVYEL